Proteins found in one Moritella sp. F3 genomic segment:
- a CDS encoding type I-E CRISPR-associated protein Cas6/Cse3/CasE produces the protein MLYEYILNSDLDPNAVYNLHQKVMDHYTAGGDAIVESGGNKRPIWRSMPNENGCMLLVRSLAKPLSETPSISSRELLHTLNDEVRFNVRLSLSERKPVFDDNNVKIKTTEKIVHRDNVHRWLSDLLFKHGLELENCSLISECKIPMKKKKYYIIAADFVFNAKIVDLEKFEYAYKYGIGRQKAFGFGLLLGGK, from the coding sequence ATGTTATATGAATACATTTTAAATTCTGACTTAGATCCCAATGCTGTTTACAACTTACACCAAAAGGTCATGGATCACTATACGGCTGGTGGTGATGCGATAGTAGAAAGTGGAGGTAATAAGCGTCCCATCTGGCGCTCAATGCCTAATGAAAATGGTTGTATGTTGCTAGTGAGATCATTGGCTAAACCTTTATCTGAAACCCCGAGTATTTCATCTCGGGAACTACTACATACACTCAATGATGAAGTAAGATTTAACGTCCGACTGAGTTTATCTGAACGCAAGCCTGTTTTTGATGACAATAATGTGAAAATCAAAACCACTGAAAAGATAGTGCATAGAGATAATGTTCATCGGTGGCTATCTGATCTTCTATTCAAACATGGTCTGGAATTAGAAAATTGTTCGTTAATATCAGAATGCAAAATTCCGATGAAAAAAAAGAAATACTACATAATCGCAGCAGACTTTGTCTTCAATGCCAAAATTGTTGATCTTGAAAAGTTTGAGTATGCGTATAAATACGGGATCGGGCGCCAGAAAGCTTTCGGGTTTGGATTATTACTTGGAGGCAAGTAA